The following coding sequences lie in one Glycine max cultivar Williams 82 chromosome 19, Glycine_max_v4.0, whole genome shotgun sequence genomic window:
- the NAC182 gene encoding protein CUP-SHAPED COTYLEDON 3, with amino-acid sequence MGLRDIGASLPPGFRFYPSDEELVCHYLYKKIANEEVLKGTLVEIDLHICEPWQLPEVAKLNANEWYFFSFRDRKYATGFRTNRATTSGYWKATGKDRTVVDPATQEVVGMRKTLVFYRNRAPNGIKTGWIMHEFRLETPHMPPKEDWVLCRVFHKSKEDDNMSSILVQYETITPPPSSLTLASSSPTNQAMPHGGYNNRLASFSNSSMSTHQYHHHFNPTQQNANSLMDLLHFSRETNTNNTFLTQIGAKGDDGYGFLWDMDLTENSLEDGVASNLDAIRFEVDNNNNNMVLL; translated from the exons ATGGGTCTGAGAGACATTGGTGCTTCACTGCCTCCTGGGTTTCGGTTTTATCCGAGTGATGAGGAATTGGTCTGCCATTACCTCTACAAAAAGATCGCAAATGAGGAAGTTCTGAAGGGTACCTTGGTCGAAATTGACCTCCACATATGCGAACCTTGGCAACTTCCAG AGGTGGCTAAGCTGAATGCGAATGAGTGGTACTTCTTCAGTTTCCGGGACCGCAAATATGCGACGGGGTTTCGGACCAACCGGGCAACTACATCGGGGTACTGGAAAGCAACGGGGAAGGATCGTACGGTGGTGGATCCAGCCACGCAAGAAGTTGTAGGGATGAGGAAAACACTGGTGTTCTACAGGAACAGAGCTCCAAATGGCATCAAAACCGGTTGGATCATGCATGAGTTCCGTTTGGAGACCCCACATATGCCTCCAAAG GAGGACTGGGTGTTGTGTAGAGTCTTCCACAAAAGCAAAGAAGATGACAACATGAGTTCCATACTCGTACAGTATGAGACAATTACACCACCTCCATCATCCCTAACTTTGGCTTCGTCATCTCCCACCAACCAAGCCATGCCTCATGGTGGGTATAATAACCGACTTGCCTCTTTCTCTAATTCCTCCATGTCAACCCACCAATATCATCATCACTTCAACCCTACCCAACAAAACGCTAATTCTTTGATGGATCTCCTCCACTTCTCTCGCGAAACCAACACCAACAATACCTTTCTTACTCAAATTGGTGCCAAAGGTGATGACGGATATGGTTTCTTATGGGACATGGATCTAACCGAAAATAGCCTAGAGGATGGCGTGGCTTCAAACTTGGACGCAATAAGATTCGAGgttgataataataacaataatatggtATTGCTATAA